Proteins encoded in a region of the Paramagnetospirillum magneticum AMB-1 genome:
- a CDS encoding DEAD/DEAH box helicase has product MTDPASDPDSDLDSIAITSEQINCLIAGLAAVAGQCDTAKSLDGEGFAKIDVPLGHMLAQLPAAEWSEENIISGLIMAKRYRRQISAAGVQLDKLLELSVTAIAIRNSRRATRKMRKRGGSVGIEVNGDSRRITMISPFNHYLVQWQRELIGDQWLEDKRMRVCLFCLENAIAVMKLAAEFGLTLPDDWEKAIVDARPVRRFEIVGPSVILHGASRRDIPDNRWEDGLDSDYKLFRLDYEKGRCIITSAASSWALRRLHGLLDQRGYRDQIGFSNLMRRIPSLVREENRRAESAGALTPINGQPILEGLPSATAARIKPHQIVGIEQILKGGVAGAGNSEIILADEQGLGKTLTALAALEIADAWPAVIITPAVAKLNWADEAADWLPHRRIHVIGVGARAAGVPLSDAEIIILNYEVTKANLDALIAIQPQALVCDEAQYLKTYNSARTEAVKALLEKTKPTIRLLMTGTPIINKPRELLTLLTLLPVSLGAMGGFWHFAVRYCGAKRRRIGYGSEFIDFSGAENTEELADRVRRVCLLRREKKQVLPDLADKLWCQADVGLANRYEYDDANRNLMTWMTQYRPQQAEDILEARRARHRALLAELDALEASGDDDEDEMYLLVNQISLLEFGLGELGQADLDEALRRVSVLRQLTGIGKIPAAVTWVEHFLVSKPSEKLIIFAHHIEVQQQLQVAFSDALVIDGKTSATARRKAVKAFQAEGGPRLIICSLRAAQTALTLTRARHVLFVELDWTPSGIEQAADRAHRIGQDGQVEITLMVAPGSLDDRMLEVITRKRVIIRSVMANDTASMAAPFGLRRDGLPRMQAAGPGRPKTLSEEERKQRNAAAKAAWRERNRGKMQGYTKLWRAKKRV; this is encoded by the coding sequence ATGACCGATCCGGCATCAGATCCAGACTCCGACCTTGATTCCATTGCCATTACCTCTGAGCAAATCAATTGCCTCATCGCGGGGCTGGCGGCCGTTGCCGGTCAATGCGACACGGCTAAGTCTCTTGATGGCGAAGGCTTCGCCAAGATCGATGTTCCTCTCGGCCATATGCTTGCGCAGTTGCCAGCGGCGGAGTGGTCGGAGGAGAACATTATTAGCGGCTTGATTATGGCTAAGCGTTACAGGCGCCAGATCTCAGCTGCAGGGGTCCAGCTCGATAAACTGCTCGAGTTGTCCGTCACCGCGATAGCCATCCGGAATTCAAGGCGGGCTACACGCAAAATGAGGAAGCGTGGGGGGAGTGTCGGTATTGAGGTTAATGGCGATAGTCGGCGCATTACAATGATCTCGCCTTTCAACCATTACTTAGTTCAATGGCAGCGCGAACTGATCGGCGACCAATGGCTCGAAGATAAGCGGATGCGGGTCTGTTTGTTTTGCCTGGAAAACGCCATTGCGGTTATGAAATTGGCTGCCGAATTTGGGCTGACGCTGCCTGACGATTGGGAGAAAGCAATCGTCGATGCAAGGCCTGTTCGGCGTTTTGAGATTGTTGGGCCTAGTGTCATTCTTCACGGCGCATCTCGCCGCGATATTCCAGATAATAGATGGGAGGACGGACTTGATAGCGACTACAAGCTGTTTCGCCTGGATTATGAAAAGGGCCGATGCATCATCACTTCGGCCGCGAGCAGTTGGGCGTTGCGTCGGCTCCATGGTCTGCTGGACCAGCGTGGCTATCGCGACCAGATAGGTTTCTCAAATTTGATGCGGCGGATACCCTCCCTGGTGAGGGAAGAAAACCGGCGCGCTGAATCCGCCGGTGCGCTGACGCCAATCAACGGCCAGCCGATCCTGGAGGGGCTGCCCTCGGCAACAGCGGCACGGATTAAGCCACACCAGATCGTTGGTATCGAACAGATACTAAAGGGGGGCGTCGCGGGCGCCGGCAACAGTGAGATCATCCTTGCCGATGAGCAGGGGCTGGGCAAGACGTTGACCGCCCTGGCGGCATTGGAGATCGCCGACGCCTGGCCAGCGGTGATCATTACTCCCGCCGTAGCTAAATTAAATTGGGCCGACGAGGCGGCCGACTGGCTGCCCCATCGTCGTATTCATGTGATTGGCGTTGGCGCCAGAGCAGCGGGAGTGCCACTCTCCGATGCCGAGATCATCATCCTTAACTATGAGGTGACTAAGGCCAATTTGGATGCCCTCATCGCCATCCAGCCGCAGGCATTGGTGTGCGACGAAGCGCAGTACCTCAAGACCTACAATTCCGCCCGAACCGAAGCGGTTAAGGCGCTGCTGGAAAAAACAAAGCCGACGATCCGGTTGTTGATGACCGGCACGCCGATTATCAACAAGCCACGAGAATTGCTGACGCTGCTGACCTTGCTGCCGGTCAGTCTCGGAGCCATGGGCGGTTTCTGGCACTTCGCGGTTCGGTACTGTGGCGCCAAGAGGCGTCGAATTGGCTATGGTAGCGAATTCATTGATTTCAGCGGCGCCGAGAACACCGAGGAGTTAGCCGACCGGGTCCGGCGGGTTTGTCTGCTGCGAAGGGAAAAGAAACAGGTTTTGCCTGATCTTGCGGATAAGCTCTGGTGTCAGGCGGATGTCGGTTTGGCAAACCGTTACGAATACGATGATGCCAACCGCAATCTGATGACGTGGATGACACAGTACCGCCCTCAGCAAGCAGAAGACATTCTTGAGGCTAGGCGAGCTCGTCATCGAGCTCTATTGGCCGAGCTTGATGCCCTTGAAGCCAGCGGCGATGATGACGAAGATGAAATGTATTTGCTCGTCAATCAGATCAGCCTGTTGGAGTTTGGTCTGGGTGAACTCGGCCAGGCCGACCTGGATGAAGCGTTGCGCAGGGTCAGTGTGCTTCGACAGCTTACCGGCATTGGCAAGATTCCCGCCGCGGTGACCTGGGTGGAACACTTCCTCGTCTCAAAACCCTCGGAAAAATTGATTATTTTCGCTCACCACATCGAGGTGCAGCAACAATTGCAGGTGGCCTTCTCCGACGCCCTTGTCATTGATGGCAAGACTTCGGCAACCGCTCGGCGCAAGGCGGTCAAAGCCTTCCAGGCTGAGGGCGGTCCCCGACTGATCATTTGTTCCCTGCGCGCGGCACAGACGGCGCTGACTCTCACTCGCGCCCGCCACGTTCTGTTCGTCGAACTCGATTGGACGCCATCTGGGATTGAGCAGGCGGCTGATCGCGCACACCGCATTGGCCAGGACGGCCAAGTTGAGATCACGCTGATGGTGGCGCCTGGTTCCCTGGACGACCGCATGTTGGAAGTCATCACCAGAAAGCGAGTGATAATCCGTTCCGTTATGGCGAACGACACCGCCAGCATGGCGGCACCTTTCGGCCTTCGCCGGGATGGACTGCCGCGTATGCAAGCCGCGGGGCCTGGTCGACCTAAAACGCTCAGTGAAGAGGAAAGAAAACAGAGAAATGCTGCTGCTAAAGCCGCATGGCGGGAACGCAATCGAGGTAAAATGCAGGGCTACACCAAGCTGTGGCGGGCAAAAAAGCGGGTGTGA
- a CDS encoding tyrosine-type recombinase/integrase, producing the protein MADFIKRVGTNGKISWQARVRRKGFPDMFKTFRTKVEAQKWAAVTESEMARHVFTDRSLAERTTLGDALEVYRDEVTVEKAGHQEGYVIKAWLKHPLSKRTLSSLKVRDFQAWVTEKKATVGPKTIRLHIGVISNLYNRLENLLEIEALPNPVLKLILPPLPEGRDRRLNVIEHDDGTVRNEAEALIGACADAVNPWIRPAVEFALDGAMRRNEIVQMRWEHVDLNAGMVRLPAAITKTGVSRDVALSPAGVQVLRTLPRSIDGRVFPLTADALYRAFVRARKRAGLDDLHFHDLRHEAASRLREEGLDLMEIASITGHKTLQMLKRYVHVKAKDVVEKRQKSHGGSHG; encoded by the coding sequence ATGGCGGATTTTATCAAGCGCGTTGGAACGAACGGGAAGATCAGCTGGCAGGCCAGGGTCCGCCGCAAGGGCTTCCCGGATATGTTCAAGACATTTCGGACCAAGGTCGAGGCTCAAAAGTGGGCCGCGGTTACGGAGTCCGAGATGGCCCGTCACGTCTTCACCGATCGCAGTTTGGCCGAGCGCACCACCCTGGGAGATGCCCTTGAGGTCTATCGGGACGAGGTGACGGTGGAGAAGGCCGGCCATCAAGAAGGCTATGTGATCAAGGCTTGGCTCAAGCATCCCTTGTCCAAGCGGACTCTTTCCAGCTTGAAGGTCCGGGATTTCCAGGCATGGGTGACGGAGAAGAAGGCAACGGTTGGGCCGAAGACCATCCGCCTTCATATCGGCGTCATTTCCAATCTCTATAATCGGCTTGAGAACCTGCTCGAGATTGAAGCCCTGCCCAATCCGGTCCTGAAGCTTATCCTCCCTCCGTTGCCAGAAGGTCGTGATCGCCGCCTCAATGTTATCGAGCATGATGACGGCACCGTCAGGAATGAAGCCGAGGCTCTCATTGGCGCTTGTGCTGATGCCGTCAATCCCTGGATTCGCCCCGCCGTGGAATTTGCCCTCGACGGCGCAATGCGGCGCAACGAGATCGTCCAAATGCGGTGGGAGCATGTGGATCTCAATGCTGGAATGGTCCGGTTACCGGCCGCCATCACAAAGACCGGCGTTTCTCGTGATGTTGCCCTCAGTCCTGCCGGTGTACAGGTTCTTCGCACCCTTCCACGGTCAATCGACGGCAGGGTTTTTCCGCTGACTGCCGATGCCCTCTATCGGGCCTTCGTTCGGGCCCGGAAGAGGGCCGGGCTTGACGATCTCCACTTCCACGATCTTCGGCATGAGGCCGCCAGCCGTCTGCGGGAAGAGGGACTCGACCTCATGGAAATCGCGTCCATTACCGGCCACAAGACCCTTCAGATGCTGAAGCGCTATGTCCACGTAAAGGCCAAGGATGTCGTGGAAAAGCGGCAGAAGTCCCATGGAGGCAGCCATGGATGA
- a CDS encoding VWA domain-containing protein, translating to MLARAILAVALIVSAVLGPVRPVSAQEQPDIIILFDQSGSVGKHDPKLASKAWLLTFLKTFDNPYKIEIVGFDEALYRHLAIDRDTATDINAVNRAIDGIETVGKATDLEMPFRYLLNFAKSSTKLAVIISDGEPEIWDAKLGYLSKEVQADSRYDDLNRQYQQMKDAGVSKRKRFEKLGALYHARNIDLIEGQMPGIAKLIGDRLIIWDLSGTSYYLKTWAKAAGAQYLPMRVAAQENPVEQLQKAMTALQQHSSAIVKEALPDDHEHRAAVALTTIPEIAAKVQPKEIPAPRPPAPPVETKAPEPAPLQPVAPSPSKDDQPSSWLIVLVLLGGAAGAYAFFRRRAPVASSAKAGPAIPLDLASQYIDAKVKNALDDAEKLRRKLLVNESGAVNVERRFSLRVSVPPGAMEVQWIGEDGDKRETPAIDISMHGVKFETYGAGIASVTAIVCPKMEVVLAVKKFEEIRRDGSRAVALLIEFDNNLDDWMRWVEIITRIDQAVTK from the coding sequence ATGCTTGCTCGCGCCATTCTGGCTGTCGCCCTGATTGTCAGTGCTGTTCTTGGCCCGGTTCGTCCAGTTTCAGCCCAAGAGCAACCGGACATTATCATCCTGTTCGATCAATCGGGATCGGTTGGAAAGCATGATCCAAAACTCGCCTCCAAGGCCTGGCTGCTTACCTTCCTGAAGACCTTCGACAATCCGTATAAGATCGAAATCGTTGGGTTCGACGAAGCCCTGTACCGTCACCTGGCCATCGACCGTGATACCGCCACCGACATCAATGCCGTGAACCGGGCCATCGACGGCATTGAAACGGTTGGCAAGGCGACAGATTTGGAGATGCCCTTTCGCTATCTGCTGAATTTCGCAAAATCCTCGACGAAACTGGCCGTGATTATATCCGATGGCGAGCCTGAGATTTGGGATGCCAAGCTGGGCTATCTCAGCAAGGAGGTTCAAGCGGATTCCCGCTATGACGATCTGAACCGTCAGTATCAACAGATGAAGGATGCCGGGGTCTCTAAACGCAAACGATTTGAAAAGCTCGGTGCCTTGTACCACGCCCGCAATATCGATCTGATCGAAGGCCAGATGCCCGGCATCGCGAAGCTGATCGGGGATCGACTGATCATTTGGGATTTGTCGGGGACATCATACTATCTGAAGACCTGGGCCAAGGCGGCGGGTGCCCAATATCTGCCGATGCGGGTGGCTGCTCAGGAAAACCCCGTTGAGCAATTGCAGAAGGCAATGACGGCCTTGCAGCAGCATTCCAGTGCTATCGTCAAAGAGGCTCTACCTGACGACCATGAGCACCGGGCGGCAGTCGCCTTGACCACAATTCCCGAGATCGCTGCGAAGGTTCAGCCCAAGGAGATTCCAGCCCCCAGGCCGCCAGCTCCACCCGTTGAAACGAAAGCACCAGAACCTGCACCACTACAACCCGTGGCTCCGTCACCTTCAAAAGATGACCAGCCCTCATCCTGGTTGATCGTGCTGGTGCTACTGGGAGGAGCCGCCGGGGCTTATGCTTTCTTCCGTCGGCGAGCGCCGGTCGCGTCGTCGGCCAAGGCTGGACCCGCCATACCCTTGGACCTTGCATCTCAGTACATCGACGCCAAGGTCAAGAATGCTCTCGATGATGCGGAGAAACTGCGGCGTAAGCTTCTCGTCAATGAGAGCGGGGCGGTCAATGTCGAGCGACGGTTCTCATTGCGCGTATCTGTTCCGCCCGGAGCCATGGAGGTTCAATGGATCGGTGAGGATGGTGACAAGCGGGAAACCCCCGCAATCGACATCTCCATGCATGGCGTCAAATTCGAGACATATGGAGCCGGGATAGCCTCGGTCACCGCAATCGTCTGTCCGAAGATGGAGGTGGTGCTGGCCGTGAAGAAATTTGAGGAAATCCGCCGTGATGGAAGCCGCGCTGTAGCACTGCTGATCGAGTTCGATAACAATCTCGACGACTGGATGCGGTGGGTGGAAATCATCACCCGGATTGATCAGGCTGTTACGAAGTGA
- a CDS encoding peptidoglycan DD-metalloendopeptidase family protein yields MAALVTAKLLRSLKALAIALVVAGVAVMVSRPYVSFSPFGEEGGTLDSAPPSYVDMESEGSAQPSPELSDGELEDRSGRPVDHVLQVGSGETLASLLGRAGIPSADTSQVIEALVKVFDPRDLKAGQKVTVTFDPSPWGFGQGPFSQVGLAADPIREIQVRRNPKGGFIGREERRQVTRQVAHFSGKIKSSLFESATAAGIPAQAIINMIRVLSYDVDFQRDIQAGDSFEVLFDGWYDTKGKLVKSGDILYAGLDLSGAEVTLYRFEDGSGASDFFNGKGESAKKALLKTPVDGAKITSGFGLRHHPILGFSKMHKGVDFGVPPGTPIMAAGDGSVDMAGPNGAYGNYVRIRHGNGFSTAYAHMQRIAQGVHTGRRIMQGQIIGFVGSTGRSTGPHLHYEVLQGNNQVNPLSIKVPTGIKLAGRDMDRYQAHKRATDLLMAQIPSGAHVASNPGKPVQAKAN; encoded by the coding sequence TTGGCCGCCCTCGTCACCGCCAAACTGCTGCGCAGCCTGAAGGCCCTGGCCATCGCCCTTGTGGTGGCGGGTGTGGCGGTCATGGTCTCGCGCCCCTATGTGTCGTTCTCGCCTTTTGGGGAGGAGGGCGGCACGTTGGATTCCGCTCCCCCCTCTTATGTGGATATGGAGAGCGAGGGCAGCGCCCAGCCCTCGCCCGAGCTGAGCGACGGCGAACTGGAAGACCGCTCCGGCCGACCGGTGGACCATGTCCTGCAGGTCGGCTCGGGCGAGACGCTGGCCAGCCTTCTGGGTCGGGCGGGCATCCCTTCGGCCGACACCTCCCAGGTCATCGAGGCCCTGGTCAAGGTCTTCGACCCCCGCGACCTGAAAGCCGGGCAGAAGGTCACCGTCACCTTCGATCCGTCGCCCTGGGGCTTCGGCCAGGGCCCCTTCTCCCAGGTGGGGCTGGCCGCCGACCCGATCCGCGAGATCCAGGTGCGGCGCAATCCCAAGGGCGGCTTCATCGGTCGCGAGGAAAGGCGCCAGGTCACCCGCCAGGTCGCCCACTTCTCGGGCAAGATCAAGTCGAGCCTGTTCGAGAGCGCCACCGCCGCCGGCATCCCCGCCCAAGCGATCATCAACATGATCCGGGTGCTCAGCTATGACGTCGACTTCCAGCGCGACATCCAGGCGGGCGACAGCTTCGAGGTGCTGTTCGACGGCTGGTACGACACCAAGGGCAAGCTGGTGAAGAGTGGCGACATTCTCTATGCCGGCCTCGACCTGTCCGGGGCCGAGGTCACGCTTTACCGCTTCGAGGACGGATCGGGCGCCTCGGACTTCTTCAACGGCAAGGGCGAGAGCGCCAAGAAGGCCCTGCTGAAGACCCCTGTGGACGGCGCCAAGATCACCTCGGGCTTCGGGCTGCGCCACCACCCCATTCTCGGCTTTTCCAAGATGCACAAGGGCGTGGATTTCGGCGTGCCCCCCGGCACCCCCATCATGGCGGCTGGCGACGGCTCGGTGGACATGGCCGGACCCAACGGCGCCTATGGCAATTATGTGCGCATTCGCCACGGCAACGGCTTTTCCACCGCCTATGCCCACATGCAGCGCATCGCCCAGGGCGTTCACACCGGCCGGCGCATCATGCAAGGCCAGATCATCGGCTTTGTCGGCTCCACCGGCCGCTCCACCGGCCCGCACCTCCATTACGAGGTGCTGCAGGGCAACAACCAGGTCAACCCGCTGTCCATCAAGGTGCCCACCGGGATCAAGCTGGCGGGGCGCGACATGGACCGCTATCAGGCGCACAAGCGCGCCACCGACCTGCTGATGGCCCAGATCCCCTCGGGCGCGCATGTGGCATCCAATCCGGGCAAGCCGGTACAGGCCAAGGCGAACTGA
- a CDS encoding sensor histidine kinase produces the protein MKLDISTLFFVLGGASVLASAFAWFLFINNRAINGVLAVALSNSFFAFGFGAIALREVLPGWLSFVAGNVAIFCGYALVLFGLLQFTGRRADWRLLLGGMAIYGSEYAYYFFIDDNFKMRLLCYLLAYSVTSLWAFTVTISEFRKTRMTSYLAASAFLLFLSISFLVSAALSNPSDRVKDIYSLTAINASVVFEQIIFVIGWIISFILMVNERLIDEKNQVQNALNDKNIILEQSNADLEQFAYVASHDLQTPLSNMVRYAQLLEHRYSGKIDSDADDFLRFIAEGGKHMTNLIYDLLAFSRTSQQLELLRPIPAGDAIARALKNLELDLHASGAEVTVGDLPTVIADQTHLVSLFQNLLSNAIKYSAPDRRPVLSVSAERMPSNDWRFAVSDNGIGIESQYHGKIFEIFQRLDPMSYKDGTGIGLTLCRRIVHRFGGEIWLESELGEGTTFFFTLKDGADQS, from the coding sequence GTGAAACTCGACATATCCACCTTGTTCTTCGTTCTTGGTGGAGCGTCAGTTTTGGCGAGCGCCTTTGCGTGGTTCCTATTCATCAACAACAGGGCCATCAACGGCGTCCTGGCTGTTGCCCTGTCTAATTCATTTTTCGCCTTCGGCTTCGGGGCTATAGCATTGCGAGAGGTACTGCCCGGATGGCTTTCATTTGTTGCAGGGAATGTGGCCATATTTTGTGGATATGCGCTGGTTCTTTTTGGTCTTCTACAGTTCACAGGAAGAAGGGCTGACTGGCGCTTGCTACTGGGTGGCATGGCCATTTACGGCTCTGAATACGCTTATTATTTTTTTATTGATGACAATTTTAAGATGCGACTCTTATGCTATCTACTGGCCTACTCTGTGACATCCCTATGGGCCTTCACTGTGACCATCTCAGAATTTCGTAAGACCCGGATGACTTCGTATCTGGCTGCGTCAGCATTCTTGCTCTTCCTGTCGATTTCATTCCTTGTCAGCGCGGCTCTGTCTAATCCCAGCGACAGGGTTAAGGACATCTATTCGCTGACGGCGATCAACGCATCGGTAGTGTTCGAGCAGATCATCTTTGTCATCGGCTGGATCATTTCGTTTATCTTGATGGTTAACGAACGATTGATCGACGAAAAAAATCAGGTTCAAAATGCACTAAATGATAAAAACATAATATTGGAGCAGTCAAACGCTGACCTTGAGCAATTTGCCTATGTTGCATCACACGATCTACAGACTCCACTAAGTAATATGGTTCGATACGCCCAGCTGCTTGAGCATCGATATAGTGGGAAAATTGACTCAGATGCTGACGATTTCCTTCGCTTTATTGCTGAAGGCGGGAAGCACATGACCAATTTGATTTACGATCTTTTGGCATTTTCCCGAACATCGCAACAATTGGAGCTTTTAAGGCCGATACCTGCTGGGGATGCCATAGCACGGGCTTTGAAAAATCTTGAACTGGACCTGCATGCATCCGGAGCAGAGGTCACAGTCGGTGATCTGCCGACGGTTATCGCCGATCAGACCCATCTCGTCAGTTTGTTTCAGAACCTACTCAGTAACGCCATCAAGTATAGTGCGCCAGACCGCAGGCCGGTGCTTTCGGTGAGTGCGGAACGTATGCCCAGCAACGACTGGCGCTTTGCTGTATCCGATAACGGCATTGGTATTGAGTCGCAATATCACGGCAAGATCTTCGAGATATTTCAGCGTCTTGACCCTATGTCCTACAAGGATGGCACTGGCATCGGCCTGACACTTTGTCGGCGAATTGTCCACCGTTTCGGCGGCGAGATTTGGCTAGAGTCTGAGCTGGGCGAAGGCACGACGTTCTTCTTCACGCTCAAGGATGGTGCGGACCAATCCTGA
- a CDS encoding proteasome-type protease: protein MSYCLGMRLKAGLVFVSDSRTNAGVDSVATFKKSYVFDGAEDRVIVILTAGNLAITQSVISLLEERLHGPDRSRSLYGVKSMYEVARLVGDTLREVHAIDGAHLKSHGADFIASLIVGGQIQGRRMRLFNVYAAGNFIEASDETPYFQIGETKYGKPIIERVITVDTSLEEATKCALVSFDSTIKSNISVAPPLDVTLVPADGCRASVRYRVADDDPYFQMVRRAWGEGLRKLFTQLPDPDWAGG from the coding sequence TCGCGCACCAATGCCGGGGTGGACAGTGTCGCCACCTTCAAGAAGTCCTACGTCTTCGACGGAGCCGAGGATCGGGTGATCGTCATCCTTACCGCCGGCAATCTGGCCATCACCCAGTCGGTGATCAGCCTGCTGGAGGAACGCCTTCATGGCCCCGACCGCTCGCGCTCGCTCTATGGCGTCAAGTCCATGTACGAGGTGGCTCGTCTGGTGGGCGATACCCTGCGCGAAGTCCACGCCATCGACGGCGCCCATCTGAAATCCCATGGCGCCGATTTCATCGCCTCGCTGATCGTCGGCGGGCAGATCCAGGGACGGCGCATGCGGCTGTTCAACGTCTACGCCGCCGGCAATTTCATCGAGGCCTCGGACGAGACCCCCTATTTCCAGATCGGCGAGACCAAATACGGCAAGCCCATCATCGAGCGGGTGATCACCGTCGACACCTCGCTGGAGGAGGCGACCAAGTGTGCCCTGGTCTCCTTCGACTCGACCATCAAGAGCAACATCTCGGTGGCGCCGCCCCTCGACGTCACTCTGGTGCCCGCCGATGGTTGCCGCGCCTCGGTGCGCTACCGCGTCGCCGACGACGATCCCTATTTCCAGATGGTGCGCCGCGCCTGGGGCGAGGGGCTGCGCAAGCTGTTCACCCAGCTGCCCGATCCGGACTGGGCGGGGGGCTGA
- a CDS encoding LuxR C-terminal-related transcriptional regulator has product MKILIADDHQLFREGLRHILTLYVEASQIVEASSFAEVIEAGERESGIDLALLDLTMSGGPWPECLRKLRHLLPSPAHIVIVSDVADRSAVNLAIDLGASGFITKASSSQVFLAALNLVVAGGIYLPAEFADPGNQLVTATVEVPNITHLTSRQREILSQLKTGKSNREIATDLGLAEGTVKLHVTSILKALSVRSRTQAALLA; this is encoded by the coding sequence ATGAAGATCCTTATTGCCGATGATCACCAGTTGTTTCGCGAGGGTCTGCGTCACATCCTCACCCTGTACGTGGAAGCTTCGCAAATTGTGGAAGCGAGCAGTTTCGCAGAAGTCATTGAGGCGGGAGAGCGTGAATCGGGCATCGACTTGGCTCTGCTCGATCTGACAATGTCCGGTGGGCCTTGGCCTGAATGTCTAAGGAAATTGCGTCATTTGCTTCCGTCGCCAGCGCACATCGTAATCGTTTCTGACGTCGCTGACCGGTCCGCCGTCAATCTTGCTATCGACCTCGGAGCGTCGGGTTTCATCACTAAAGCATCATCCAGCCAAGTTTTTCTGGCGGCGCTAAACTTGGTTGTGGCTGGCGGCATTTACCTTCCTGCGGAGTTTGCCGATCCCGGTAATCAGCTGGTTACTGCCACAGTCGAGGTGCCGAATATTACTCACCTCACTTCGAGGCAGCGTGAGATTCTCAGCCAATTAAAGACTGGAAAGTCGAACCGGGAAATAGCTACAGATCTTGGTCTGGCTGAGGGCACTGTGAAGCTTCATGTAACGAGCATACTAAAAGCTTTGTCCGTTCGATCTAGGACACAAGCCGCTTTGCTTGCTTAA
- a CDS encoding sensor histidine kinase, whose product MTAKALLHQLLGHDPYVASHDLREPLRMVSSYLSLLERRYSDQLDEAAREFIGFARDGAKRLDRLVLDLLELSRVNRCGEAITAMPIMPAVQLALTNLGMAIKDSGATITVDDAIRSSWVMGDPTQVMRLFQNLIGNALKYRKPDVTPIIRIDGRHLDRHWEFSVGDNGIGIAPEYFERIFGIFQRLHAREEYDGTGIGLAISKKIIERHSGSIWLASMPDDGTTFYFTLPEGSVPT is encoded by the coding sequence ATGACGGCCAAGGCGCTGTTACACCAACTCCTGGGACACGATCCTTATGTCGCCAGCCATGACCTCCGAGAACCGCTGCGGATGGTCAGCAGCTATCTCAGTCTGCTGGAGCGGCGCTATTCGGATCAGCTCGATGAGGCTGCGCGGGAATTTATTGGGTTCGCTCGCGATGGGGCCAAGCGGTTAGACCGTCTGGTGCTTGATCTGCTGGAATTATCGCGTGTTAATAGATGTGGCGAAGCTATTACCGCCATGCCAATCATGCCTGCGGTGCAATTGGCACTAACTAATCTGGGGATGGCGATCAAAGACAGCGGGGCGACGATCACTGTCGATGACGCGATCCGATCATCCTGGGTGATGGGAGATCCCACTCAGGTCATGAGGCTGTTCCAGAACCTGATCGGCAACGCGCTCAAATACCGAAAGCCTGACGTAACACCGATTATCCGGATTGACGGTCGACACCTGGACCGTCATTGGGAGTTCAGTGTGGGCGACAACGGCATTGGCATTGCGCCGGAGTATTTTGAGCGCATCTTTGGCATTTTCCAGCGTCTGCACGCACGTGAAGAATACGACGGTACCGGGATCGGCCTTGCGATCAGCAAGAAGATCATTGAGCGACATTCCGGAAGCATTTGGCTGGCGTCGATGCCTGACGACGGAACGACCTTCTACTTTACGCTGCCGGAAGGTTCAGTCCCAACCTGA
- a CDS encoding EAL domain-containing protein produces the protein MSHSKSGCHSCLEGKGFAIPFTMAFQPIVDLHERRISTYEALVRGPEGQPAMSVLSQVTADNRYAFDQACRVKAIDLAASLGLDRRLSINFLPNAVYDPKACIRATLAAADRVNFPLDLITFEITEDERITDTPHLLGIIEEYRRHGFRVALDDFGAGYAGLNVLAEMIVDVVKLDIALVRNIDHDQRRRTIALGMIKVCQELGVDVVAEGVERTQELKVLRDAGVRYVQGFLFSRPAVNSIALDSSINFSP, from the coding sequence ATGAGCCATTCAAAATCTGGTTGCCACTCGTGCCTGGAGGGAAAGGGTTTTGCTATTCCTTTCACCATGGCGTTTCAGCCAATTGTGGATTTGCATGAGCGACGCATATCGACCTACGAAGCACTGGTGAGAGGTCCAGAGGGCCAACCTGCTATGAGCGTTCTTTCTCAAGTGACTGCCGACAACCGCTACGCATTCGATCAGGCGTGCCGGGTCAAGGCCATCGACCTTGCAGCCAGCTTGGGCTTGGACCGGCGTCTGAGCATCAATTTCCTACCCAATGCCGTTTATGATCCCAAGGCATGTATACGTGCCACCTTGGCTGCTGCGGACCGAGTCAACTTTCCCCTCGATCTCATTACCTTTGAGATTACTGAGGACGAAAGGATCACAGATACCCCTCATCTGCTTGGCATCATCGAGGAATACCGCCGCCATGGATTCAGGGTGGCACTTGATGATTTTGGGGCGGGCTATGCCGGTCTTAATGTGCTGGCAGAGATGATTGTTGATGTCGTGAAATTGGACATCGCCCTGGTCCGCAATATCGACCATGATCAACGACGCCGTACAATTGCCCTGGGAATGATAAAGGTATGTCAGGAGCTTGGCGTTGATGTTGTCGCCGAGGGAGTGGAGCGGACTCAAGAATTAAAAGTTCTTCGTGATGCCGGCGTGCGTTATGTACAAGGATTTTTATTTTCGCGACCCGCTGTTAACTCCATTGCTTTAGACTCGAGCATTAACTTTTCACCTTAA